The following nucleotide sequence is from Deinococcus sp. Leaf326.
GGGCCACGGCCTAACCGCGCTCCGGCCAGAGTTCATATTCGAGTTCCATAGGCACGCCCACCCGCTCGCGGGCGAGGTCAAGCAGGGCGTGGACGTCGGCCGCCGTCGCGCCGCCCAGGTTCACGATGAAGTTGGCGTGCTCGGGCGCGATCATGGCGGCACCCACCCGCGCGCCCTTGAGCCCCGCCTCGTCCATGAGTTTGCCCGCGCTGACGCCGCCGGGATTCTTAAAGGCGCAGCCGGGCGTCTTCATCTTGGGCTGGCCCTTGCGGGCGGTGTCGGCGTGGGTCATCTTCTCCAGCACGGCTTCCGGGGTGCTGCGCGTCAGGCGCAGCCGCACCCGAGACACCACCTCGCCGCGCGCGATACCGCTCTGGCGGTAGCCCCAGTCCAGCTCGTCCGGCGTGACCTGCCGCGTGCCCTCCGGCGTCACGATCTCGACCGTGTGCAGGCCGCCGAACATCTCGCCGTAGCGGGTGCCCGCGTTCATCCACACTGCGCCGCCGACCTGCGCCGGAATGCCGACCGTGCCTTCCAGCCCTGAGAGCCCCAGTTTCTGCAAGGTGCGGATCAATCCGGGCAGGGGGACGCCGCCGCCGATCCAGCCGGTGACGATCTCGGTGCCGGTACTCAGGGCCGGGTCGGGCTCCAGGTCGCGGCCGGCCAGCTCGCCGGTCAGGCGCACCACCCGCTCGGGGACCCCCGCGTCGCTGATCACGAGGTTGCTGCCGCCGCCCAGCACCCGGTAGGGCGCCCCAATGGCCTCGGCGAGTTGCGCGTGGTCGGCCACGAACCATACCTCGGCCTCGCCGCCCACACCCAGAGTCGTGAAGCGGGCCAAGGGCAGACGCTCGACGCGGGCGCCGGTACGGCTCTGCGGAGCCGCAGTCATCCGGGCTCTCCGACGAGTTCGCGCCCGAGTTTCCAGACGTCGCCTGCGCCCATCGTCACGATGATGTCGCCGGCCTGGGCTGTATTGCGCAGCCGCCGCACGACCTCGGCGCGGTCGGGGAGGTACTGCACGCCCCGGTGCCCCTGCTCGGTCATGCGCTCCGAGATCAGGGTGGCGTGGATTCCCTCGATGGGCGGCTCGGAGGCGGCGGCGATATCGAGCAGCAGCACCTCGTCGGCTGCCATCAGGGCGTCGGCCAGCCGGGGCCAGCTCTGCTGGGTGCGCAGGTAGCGGTGCGGCTGAAACACCACGCGCACGCGGCGGCCGGTCTGGTGCGCGGCCTGCACGGCAGCGGCGACCTTGGTGGCGTTGTGCGCGTAGTCATCCACGATCAGGGCGCCGTTGAGCTCACCCACGCGCTGCCAGCGCCGGCCCGGTCCCCCGAAGGCGGCCAGGGCGGCGGCGGCCCGCGTGAAGTCGCCGCCGTACAGGTGCGTGACTGCCAGCGCCGCCAGCGCGTTCAGGACGTTGTGGACGCCGGGCAGCGACACGCGGGCCTCGCCCAGCGTCTCGCCCCGGAAGGTGACGGTGAAGGCGGTGCCCTCGGCGTCGGGGCGCAGGTCTACGGCACGGTAGTCGGCATCCGCTGCTTGGCCGTAGCTCAGGCGCTCGCGGGCGCCCGCACACAGTTCGTCCAGGCCCGGCCAGTCGGCGCACAGCAGCACACGCTCCGAACCCGCGACGAACCGTGCGAAACCCGCGTGCTGCTCCTCAACCGTATTCCAGTAGGTCGCCTGATCGCCGCCCACATGGTCGTCCTCGGCGTTGGTGAACACGGCCGTCTCGCAGCTCAGCTCCGCGAAGGCCCGGTCGGACTCGTCCACCTCGGCCACGAAGGGCCCCTCGCCCACACGCGCGTTACTGCCGAACTCGGGCACCAGCCCGCCCACGAAGGCCGACGGGTCCAGGCCCGCGCCCTGCATGGCGACCGCGATCATGCTTGTGGTGGTCGTCTTGCCGTGGGTGCCGATCACGCCAACACTGGGGCCGCTGCCCAGCAGTTCGCCCAGCAGCGCCATCCGGGGCCGGACCTCAATGCCGGCTGCCCGCGCCGCCACGAGTTCGGGATGGGTCTTGGGAACGGCCTCGGAGGCGACGAGCACATCCACCGGGCCGAACTCCGGCCCGAAGGCCTGGGGCGCGACATGCGCGTCGCTGTGCCCACTGGCCACCGCCACGCCTTCCTGCTCGAGCTGCGCGGTGAGTTCGGTGGCGGCTTCGTCGCAGCCGCTCACGCGGTGGCCGCGGGCCCGCAGCAGCCGCGCGAAGGCGCTCATACCGATCCCGCCCACACCCATGAGGTGGTAGTGCAGTGCGGGATGCGGCGCGGAGGAAACGGGGGAAGAGGGCTGAGCGTCGGGGCCAGTCGCGTTCAGGCCGGGGGCGGTCGGGGGGGTCGGTGAGGGTTGGGTCATGGGGGCAGCTCGCTAGCGCAGGCGCGTCTCGATCAGGTCGGCGAAGCGGGCCGCCGCGCCCGGCTGAGCACGCGCGAGGGCCGCCGCCGTCATGGCGGCGCGGGTCTCCGGCTGCGCACACTCTAACACCGCCTGCGCCAGCCCTCCGGCCCCGGCTTCCGTCCCAGTGTCGAGAACCCGGCGCTGTTCGACGAGTCGCCCGGCCCCGGAGAGCTGCACCGCCTGCGCGTTGTGGAGCTGGTGGTTTTCGGCCGACTCGGGCAGCGGCACCATGACGAGCGGCACCCCGTGAAAGGCCGCCTCGGCCAGCGTGCTCGTGCCTGCCCGCGTGATTGCCAGGTCGGCCGCCGACCACGCCGCGACCGCGTCCACGTAGTCGGTCGCGCGGTACCAGGGCCAGTCCTGGACCACCGGCCCCACCTTCTCCAGCCAGCGCCGCCCGGTGGCGTGCAGGACCTGCACAGCCTGCGCCGGGCCGCCCGCCGGGGTCAGGCTGAGGTCGCCGCTGCGGAAGTCGAAGTCGATCTGGGGCAGTTCGCCACCCAGCACGCCCGAGTTGCCGAACAGCCCGCGCAGCACGCCGGGTACGTTGTCGTTGAGAAACAGCGATCCCTGCGACCCGCCCATGATCAGCAGGGTCAGGCGGCCCGGCTGGAGACCCAGGCGCTCCAGGGCCTCGGCACGGTCCAGACGTTCCTCGCGCACCGGCATCCCGACCAGGGTGGCCTTGTCGGGCGAGAGGCCGCGCACCGTGTCGTACACCGTGCCGACGGCCTGCGCGCGCCCCACCGCGAGGCGCTGCGTGAGGCCCAGCAGGGCGTTCTGCTCGTGCAGGACGGTCGGGAGGCGCAGGCTCTGCGCGGCGAGTACGCCCGGCAGGCTGGCAAAGCCCCCGTAGCCCACTACGGCGGCGGGCCGCAGCTTCTGGAGCAGGGCGCGGGCCTGGGTCACGCCCTGCCCGGCGCGAAGCAACTCGCGCGGATCGGCCATGCCCTGCCCGCTGCGCGCGAGTTTGCCGGCGTCCACCCCGTGAAACAGCAGCCCCTGTTCAGCGGCCACCCGCTCCTCCATTCCCCCGCGCTGGCCCAGCAGCATCGCCGCGTGCCCGCGCCGGATCAGTTCGCGTGCGGTCGCCACCGCCGGGTAGATATGGCCCCCGGTGCCGCCTGTTGCCATCACGACCAAGCTCATCGGGGCCGAGTGTAGAGCGCGCGGGGGCAGGGGAGGTCAACCTGGAGGTGGACGTCCCCTGCCCCATGGCCAGTGTGGCGGCCCGCGCTCAGTCGAACAGGTCGCCCAGGCCGCCGCTGCTGCCGTGCGAACTGCCGCCCCCGACCATGCCCGCCTCAAATTCCTCGAAGGGCTGTACGACCACGAAGCCGTCGCCCTGGAAGACCATCTGGTAGGTCTCGCCGCCGCCGCGTCCGATCATGGAGCGCAGCGAGGAGTCCATGCGCAGCTGCGGCTGCAGGTTGCCGCTCCAGGCGATGGTGGCGTTGGGGTCGGTAAACAGCGGCTCGTTGGGGCTCACGCGCAGGGTCAGCGGCTTGCCGTGGCTCAGGATCGCCACCATGCCGTGGCCCTGCACCCGCACGCTGAACAGGCCGCCTGCCGCCATCCCCGCGATGCGGCGCTGCATGGTGATGTCGTACTGCACGCTGTCCTCGAAGGCCAACAGGTCGTTGCCGTTCACGTTCAGGCTCTCGCCGGCCAGGCGCAGGATCTGCACTTCCTTGCCCTGGTCGGCGAGGTACGCCACTCCCCGGCCCTCGATCTTGGCCAAGGGGCTCATCTCCTGGCTCACGGCGCGCTTGAGGGCCTTCATCAGGCCGCCCTCCAGGGTGCCCTCACGCTTGAAGCTGAGGTTGCCCTTGTAGGCGATCATGGCGCCGAGCTTGCTCCAGACGCGGCCGTTCACCTTGACCTCCAGCATCTTGCTGGATTCGAGCTCGAACACGTCGCCGGGATTGTCGCGCTCGGCCGTCTTGCTCAGGAAGTCGCGCAGACTGTAGGTGCCGTCGGAATTCGTCATGCCCTGCGTTACGCGCCCGCCCCGCGCCGGGTTCCCGCGCGCCCCGGCGTTACCCTGGGCAGCGATGATCTCCCCCCTGGATACCCTCAGCGCCATCCGCGAGCGCCGCACTGTGGACCTGCCACTCCTGAGCGCCGATCCCGTCGACGAACAGACCCTGAATACCCTGCTTGAAGCCGCCAACTGGGCGCCCAACCACGGCCGCACCGAGCCGTGGCGCTTCGCAGTCTTCACCGGCGAGGGTCGCCTGAAACTGGCCGATGCCCTCGCCGAGTCGCTGGCGCTGAGCCAGGGGAAGGAGGAGCCCGCCCCCGAGGCCCGCGAGACCCAGCGGGGGCGTCAGCGCATGGCCCCGGTGTGGATCGTGGTGGCCGCCCAGCCCGCCGAGAAGCCCAGGATGCCGCTGCACGAGGAGCAGTGGGCCGCTGCCTGCGCGGTGCAGAATCTGCTGCTCGCCGCGCGCGCCCTGGGCCTGGGCAGCAAGTGGATCAGCAACGTGCCCAGCATGCACCCCCACACGGCCCGCGCCCTGGGCTTTCCCGAGGACAGCACGCCGCTGGGAATGCTGTACCTGGGCCACATGGCGGGCGAGTGGCCAGTGGGCAAGCGCGGGCCGGCACAGGACAAGGTGCGCTGGTTCAGGGATTGACCACGGGGGTCAGGGAAGTTGCAGGGTCCTGCCACAATTCCCCTGACCCGAGAGGATCGAGAACCCGTGAGAACGGCGGTGTGCAGTGGCGCAAAGGGGGTGCAGTTCACCCTTCAGCGGAGTAGGACATCGCCGTAAAGTGTTCGTCTAACGCTGCGCCACCACCTCACCGATGCGCCGCAGCACTTCCTCGATGGTGTCCATGTCTGTCGCGTAGCTCAGGCGGATCTGGCCCGGCGCGGCGAAGTCGGTGCCGGGGACGGCGGCCACGCGCGCCTCGTCGAGGAGGATGCGGGCGGCTTCGAGCTCGTTGTCATGGATGCGGCGCGTGTCGGCCATGACATAGAAGGCCCCCTGCGGCGTGGGTGTGGGCAGCCCCAGGGCGTTCAGGCCCGCGACGATGCGATCGCGGCGCGCGTGGTAGGCCGTCCGGGCCATCTCGATGAAGCGCGCCGTCTCCCCGTGCTGTTCCAGCGCGGCCAGGGCGGCGTACTGCCCGATGCTGCTCGCGTTGCTGGTGCTCTGGGACTGCAAGGCGTTCATGGCCGTGATCACGCCCTGCGGCCCACCCGCGTAGCCGATGCGCCAGCCGGTCATGGCGTAGGCCTTGCTCGCTCCGTTGATGGTCAGGGTGTGCTCGGGCGCGAAGGTGCCGATGCTGACCTGCTCGGCGCCGTACACCAGATGCTCGTACATCTCGTCGGTGACGATCAGGAGGTTGTATTTCTGGGCGATGCGCGCGACCTCGGCCAGCACCTCGGGCGGAAAGACGGCGCCGGTCGGGTTGCCGGGGCTGTTCAGCACGATCAGGCGGGTGCGCGAGGTGACGCGCGCCTCCAGTTCAGCCGGGTCGAGCGCGAAGCCGCTTTCCGGCGTGGTCGGCACCGGGACCGGCACCGCGCCGGTCAGGGCGACCATCTCGGGGTAGCTGACCCAGTAGGGCGCGGGGATGAGAACCTCGTCGCCGGGGTCGAGCAGCGCGAAAAAGGCGTTGAAGAGGGCCTGCTTGCCTCCGCTGGTCACCGTGACGGCCGAGGGCGCGTACTCCAGCCCGTTCTCCCGCCGGAACTTGGCGCTGATGGCCTCGCGCAGTTCGGGAATGCCGCTCACGGCCGTGTACTTCGTCTTGCCGCCCTCGATGGCGCGGATGGCGGCGGCCTTGACGTGCGGCGGCGTGTCGAAATCCGGCTCGCCCACGCTCATCGAGATCACGTCCACGCCCTGACGCTGCAACTCCAGCGCGCGCGACGTGACCGCCACCGTCGAGGAGGGCTTGAGGCTCAGGGCCCGCTGGGAAAGCCGGGGCGCCGCTTCGGACTGGGGACTCATGGCGCGTAGGCTAGCGCCGGGGCGGCCCGGACGGAGGGCGGAGGTGTAGAGGGGGCGGGAGAAGGCAGCCCGCCCCTCCCGGCTCAGAAGCGGTAGGTCAGGCCGAAGCGTGCGCCAGGCGAGAAGATCCCCACATCGCTGTCCAGGAAATACCGGCCCTTGAATTCTCCGAAGTAGCCCCAGCGTCCATCCGTACTGAAGGTGCCGCGCAGGCCGGCAGTGCCTCCCACCCAGGAGACTAGGCCCAGCAAGGTTCCTGCGCCGGGTCCACCATACACGTTGACGCCCCGCGAACGCGTGCTGAGCAGCAGGTCGGCCCCGATGAGGGGGGCGGCCGCCACGGGCAGATCGGGCAGCGGAACGAGCACGAGGTCGAGGGCGCCGCGCACCGATACGGTCAGGGCCGGAGTCTGGAACACAGGCACGCTGAGCCCCGCAGTGAGGCCCGACAGGATATAGAGTTCCGAGGAGAGGCCGCCCCACAGCGTCACGCCGTCGGGCGCAGGAGCCGGGGCAGCGCTGGCCAGGACTGCGGCAGGAGTCGGCAGTGCCTGCACGGGGGACAGGACCGGGACGGTCGGCTGTGCAGGCGGCTGCGGGGTCTGGGTCTGGGTCTGGGGCGGCTGTACGAAGACTGGCGTGCCTTCCTGCGCGGCTGCCGTTGCAGTGAGCGAGAGAGCGAGCAGGACTGAAAGTGACTTCACGAAGTTCATCTGATGCTCACTGTAGCGGGCGAGGCGGCCCGGTGAGGCGCAGATCTACGGCTCCAGCGGGATGACAGCCAGGATGCCGGTCTCGGCCGGGCCGTCGATGGTCAGCACTTCCAGGCGGCAGGGCAGATCGTCGCGCCCGCACTCGCGTGTGAGGTAGCTCAGGGCGGCGCGGTGCATCAGCGCAAGCTTGCGCGGGGTCACGCTCTGGGCCGCGCCGCCGTAGCGGGCCGTGTGCCGCTGCCGGACCTCGGTGAAGACCAGGGTGCCGTCCAGCTCACGGCTCACGAGGTCAATCTCGCCGCCCGGAATGCGGTAGTTGCGCGCCACGATCTCGCGCCCCAGCGCGGCCAGATGTGTGGCCGCACGGGTCTCGGCGTCGGCGCCTTTCACCTTAGAGGCGCCGCGCAGCCCGGACTCAGACCAGCCAATCGGCCCAGCCGGTGAAGTCGGGGGCGGTCAGGGTAGCCCCGGCGGCCAGCAGCGCCGCCTCGGGGGCGGTGGTCCGCAGGGCGACGACGGTGCAGCCCGCGCCCGCCGCACTCTTGACGCCGTTGACCGCGTCCTCGTGGGCGAGGCACTGCGCCGGGTCCAGACCCAGGCGCGCCGCCCCCAGCAGGAAGGGTTCGGGGTGGGGCTTGCCTCGCGACACGTCCTCGCCCAGCACACGGGTCTGAAAACGGTGCCCGAAGCCCAGTGCCTCCATCCCGAACTCGACGTTCACGTGGTCGGCACTCGTGACCAGGGCGTAGGGAATGCCGCGCGCCTCCAGGGCTTCCAGGTACGTGCTCAGGCCCTGGACCTCCCGCAACGCGCCGCGCGCGAGGTCGCGGTAACGGCCCTCCTTGGCGTCGTGGAAGCGCTGCGCCAACTCGGCGTCCGGCACGCGGCCGGTCAGGCGCTCGATGATCTCGGGGTTGCGCCCGCCGTCCACCTTCGTGTCGAGGTCGTGCTCGCTGAGGCGCAGGTCCAGAATCTCGGCGGCGACCTCGACCCAGGCCTGACGGTGAAAGACGTTGTTGTCGGTCAGCACGCCGTCCATGTCGAACAGCACGCCGGCCGGGCGCGCGGGCAGTCTCACTCGGCGTCCTCTTCCGGGCCGTGGCCCAGGTCGGCCAAGAGGTCGCGGTACAGGCGGGCGGCCTCACGGCGCACGTCGTCTAGGTCGGCGTCCTCGTCGGCAACTTCCAGGGCCACTTCCAGCGCCTCGGCCAGCACGGCGGCGTAGATCGGCCAGCGGCCCGCCGGGGCGGTGTCCTTGGGAGCACCCTGCGCCTGCTGGTCCTCCGCGTCCGGCCCTTCCTGCTCACCTTCATCGCGGCCGCTCAGGATGAGCAGGGCGGCTTCGGCGGCGGCGCGCTCGGCGTCCTTCTTGCTGCGGCCCTCGCCCTGGCCCAGTATCTCGCCGCCCACGGTGACCTGCGCGCGGAAGGTGCGGTCGTGGGGCGGCCCCTCGGCCTCGGCCCCGAAGGTCGGGGTGCCCAGGCCCAGCGTCTGCGTGCGCGCGATCAGGTCGCCCTTTGGGTTCATGGCCTCAGCGTAGCGCGGCCCGGCCCGGCGCAGGGTGCGCGTGGGCCGGGCCGCGTCTTGTGCGGGCCAGGATCAACCGGACTGAGGGACCAGTTCCACCTTGATCCAGCCGGGCTGCCGCTTGTCGAAGGCTTCGAAGGCCGCGATGGCGTCTCCGAGGTGCTCGTGCTCGGTGAGCACTTTCGCCGGGTCTACGACGCCCGCCGCCACGAGGTCCACCAGCCGGGGAATGTAGACGCGGTGGTCGCAGTTGCCCATGCGCAGCGTCAGGTTCTTGTTCATGGCCTTGCCGATGGGGTAGGTCGTCATCTCGGGCGAGTACACGCCGATGATGCCGATCTGGCCCGCTTTCTTGACCATCTCGATGGACCATTCCAGCGCCTGCGAGGGCGCGTCGCCGGGCACCCACTGGCCGTCCCCGGTGGGGGCGGCGTCGGGGGCGACTTCCTGTACCTGCTGCTCGAAAGTCTTGGCTTCCTCGGCGCTGGGTTTGGCCGGGCCGTGGTCGGCGTGCTGCGCGTCGATGCCCACCGCGTCGATTACGTTGTCAGCCCCCACGCCGCCCGTCAGGCGTTTTACTGCTTCCACCGGGTCTTCCTCGTCGAAATTGACGACCTCGGCGCCGTTCTTGCGGGCCATCTCCAGGCGGTCGGGCAGGCGGTCTACGGCAATCACGCGGGTTGCGCCCAGGAGCCGCGCACTGATGATGGCAAACTGCCCCACCGGCCCGCAGCCCAGTACCACCACGACACTGCCCTCCTTGACCCCCGCGATGTCGGCCCCGAAATAGGCAGTGGGGAAGATGTCCGAGAGCAAAATCGCCTGGTCGTCGCTCACGTTGTCGGGCAGTTTGACGAGGCTGGAGTTGGCGTAGGGCGTGCGCACCTTCTCGGCCTGCATCCCGTCAATGGCTCCCGCCGCTTTGGGGCCGCCATAGAAGGCCGTGCCCGCGGAGGGGCCGCCCGGGTTGGCGTTGTCGCACTGCGAGGTGTGGCCCGCGCGGCAGGGGGGGCAAGAGCCGCACGAGATGGTCGAGGGAATGACTACCCGGTCGCCCGGCGCAAAGTTGCGCACGTCCTTGCCCACCTGCTCGACGATGCCCACGCCCTCATGCCCCAGCACGGTGCCGGCAACCATCCCGCTCATGGTGCCTCGGATGAAGTGCAGGTCAGTGCCGCAGATCGCGCTGGCAGTCAGGCGCACGACGGCGTCGGTGGGGTCCTCGAC
It contains:
- a CDS encoding HAD family hydrolase, encoding MRLPARPAGVLFDMDGVLTDNNVFHRQAWVEVAAEILDLRLSEHDLDTKVDGGRNPEIIERLTGRVPDAELAQRFHDAKEGRYRDLARGALREVQGLSTYLEALEARGIPYALVTSADHVNVEFGMEALGFGHRFQTRVLGEDVSRGKPHPEPFLLGAARLGLDPAQCLAHEDAVNGVKSAAGAGCTVVALRTTAPEAALLAAGATLTAPDFTGWADWLV
- a CDS encoding UDP-N-acetylmuramate dehydrogenase, with product MTAAPQSRTGARVERLPLARFTTLGVGGEAEVWFVADHAQLAEAIGAPYRVLGGGSNLVISDAGVPERVVRLTGELAGRDLEPDPALSTGTEIVTGWIGGGVPLPGLIRTLQKLGLSGLEGTVGIPAQVGGAVWMNAGTRYGEMFGGLHTVEIVTPEGTRQVTPDELDWGYRQSGIARGEVVSRVRLRLTRSTPEAVLEKMTHADTARKGQPKMKTPGCAFKNPGGVSAGKLMDEAGLKGARVGAAMIAPEHANFIVNLGGATAADVHALLDLARERVGVPMELEYELWPERG
- the murC gene encoding UDP-N-acetylmuramate--L-alanine ligase, coding for MGVGGIGMSAFARLLRARGHRVSGCDEAATELTAQLEQEGVAVASGHSDAHVAPQAFGPEFGPVDVLVASEAVPKTHPELVAARAAGIEVRPRMALLGELLGSGPSVGVIGTHGKTTTTSMIAVAMQGAGLDPSAFVGGLVPEFGSNARVGEGPFVAEVDESDRAFAELSCETAVFTNAEDDHVGGDQATYWNTVEEQHAGFARFVAGSERVLLCADWPGLDELCAGARERLSYGQAADADYRAVDLRPDAEGTAFTVTFRGETLGEARVSLPGVHNVLNALAALAVTHLYGGDFTRAAAALAAFGGPGRRWQRVGELNGALIVDDYAHNATKVAAAVQAAHQTGRRVRVVFQPHRYLRTQQSWPRLADALMAADEVLLLDIAAASEPPIEGIHATLISERMTEQGHRGVQYLPDRAEVVRRLRNTAQAGDIIVTMGAGDVWKLGRELVGEPG
- a CDS encoding pyridoxal phosphate-dependent aminotransferase — its product is MSPQSEAAPRLSQRALSLKPSSTVAVTSRALELQRQGVDVISMSVGEPDFDTPPHVKAAAIRAIEGGKTKYTAVSGIPELREAISAKFRRENGLEYAPSAVTVTSGGKQALFNAFFALLDPGDEVLIPAPYWVSYPEMVALTGAVPVPVPTTPESGFALDPAELEARVTSRTRLIVLNSPGNPTGAVFPPEVLAEVARIAQKYNLLIVTDEMYEHLVYGAEQVSIGTFAPEHTLTINGASKAYAMTGWRIGYAGGPQGVITAMNALQSQSTSNASSIGQYAALAALEQHGETARFIEMARTAYHARRDRIVAGLNALGLPTPTPQGAFYVMADTRRIHDNELEAARILLDEARVAAVPGTDFAAPGQIRLSYATDMDTIEEVLRRIGEVVAQR
- the murG gene encoding undecaprenyldiphospho-muramoylpentapeptide beta-N-acetylglucosaminyltransferase; the protein is MSLVVMATGGTGGHIYPAVATARELIRRGHAAMLLGQRGGMEERVAAEQGLLFHGVDAGKLARSGQGMADPRELLRAGQGVTQARALLQKLRPAAVVGYGGFASLPGVLAAQSLRLPTVLHEQNALLGLTQRLAVGRAQAVGTVYDTVRGLSPDKATLVGMPVREERLDRAEALERLGLQPGRLTLLIMGGSQGSLFLNDNVPGVLRGLFGNSGVLGGELPQIDFDFRSGDLSLTPAGGPAQAVQVLHATGRRWLEKVGPVVQDWPWYRATDYVDAVAAWSAADLAITRAGTSTLAEAAFHGVPLVMVPLPESAENHQLHNAQAVQLSGAGRLVEQRRVLDTGTEAGAGGLAQAVLECAQPETRAAMTAAALARAQPGAAARFADLIETRLR
- a CDS encoding AIM24 family protein translates to MTNSDGTYSLRDFLSKTAERDNPGDVFELESSKMLEVKVNGRVWSKLGAMIAYKGNLSFKREGTLEGGLMKALKRAVSQEMSPLAKIEGRGVAYLADQGKEVQILRLAGESLNVNGNDLLAFEDSVQYDITMQRRIAGMAAGGLFSVRVQGHGMVAILSHGKPLTLRVSPNEPLFTDPNATIAWSGNLQPQLRMDSSLRSMIGRGGGETYQMVFQGDGFVVVQPFEEFEAGMVGGGSSHGSSGGLGDLFD
- a CDS encoding putative dsRNA-binding protein, which gives rise to MNPKGDLIARTQTLGLGTPTFGAEAEGPPHDRTFRAQVTVGGEILGQGEGRSKKDAERAAAEAALLILSGRDEGEQEGPDAEDQQAQGAPKDTAPAGRWPIYAAVLAEALEVALEVADEDADLDDVRREAARLYRDLLADLGHGPEEDAE
- a CDS encoding zinc-dependent alcohol dehydrogenase is translated as MKAVVWHGIGDIRLDDIPEPRVEDPTDAVVRLTASAICGTDLHFIRGTMSGMVAGTVLGHEGVGIVEQVGKDVRNFAPGDRVVIPSTISCGSCPPCRAGHTSQCDNANPGGPSAGTAFYGGPKAAGAIDGMQAEKVRTPYANSSLVKLPDNVSDDQAILLSDIFPTAYFGADIAGVKEGSVVVVLGCGPVGQFAIISARLLGATRVIAVDRLPDRLEMARKNGAEVVNFDEEDPVEAVKRLTGGVGADNVIDAVGIDAQHADHGPAKPSAEEAKTFEQQVQEVAPDAAPTGDGQWVPGDAPSQALEWSIEMVKKAGQIGIIGVYSPEMTTYPIGKAMNKNLTLRMGNCDHRVYIPRLVDLVAAGVVDPAKVLTEHEHLGDAIAAFEAFDKRQPGWIKVELVPQSG
- a CDS encoding YraN family protein gives rise to the protein MKGADAETRAATHLAALGREIVARNYRIPGGEIDLVSRELDGTLVFTEVRQRHTARYGGAAQSVTPRKLALMHRAALSYLTRECGRDDLPCRLEVLTIDGPAETGILAVIPLEP
- a CDS encoding nitroreductase yields the protein MISPLDTLSAIRERRTVDLPLLSADPVDEQTLNTLLEAANWAPNHGRTEPWRFAVFTGEGRLKLADALAESLALSQGKEEPAPEARETQRGRQRMAPVWIVVAAQPAEKPRMPLHEEQWAAACAVQNLLLAARALGLGSKWISNVPSMHPHTARALGFPEDSTPLGMLYLGHMAGEWPVGKRGPAQDKVRWFRD